A genome region from Tolypothrix sp. PCC 7712 includes the following:
- a CDS encoding ATP-binding protein, with protein MSNQKHFPTALLTQSTTEKLLYFDNYTMAHPRLEEAFNFLKLAVSNSSESRIIFIYGPTGVGKTTLRLLIEKWLVESNLPQLEIDPGCLPFASVEAVVQKSGVFNSKDHIKRCLFALNEPLIEHKIDYGTRGIYRNNSGQIVIESKVIETDLGWALEQALKHRKPKIFFIDEAHHMLMVASGRKLTDLPEAIKSLANRTGVVHGLVGTYELLTLHDVGDQLSRRSVYLHFPRYHADIEQDREVFQSVVWGFQLRMPLQQEPDLVSHWDYCYERSLGCVGILKNWFQNALFDAINEGSDSVELKHLERRALSVAQCRNILKKIKEGENNQAQIEGEVQQLRAELGLPIKSALIDNDIKQVEIQPQQSNSTLRKVQSKVGQPLPKRRQVGT; from the coding sequence ATGTCTAATCAAAAGCATTTTCCCACAGCATTACTGACACAATCAACGACGGAAAAGCTATTGTACTTCGACAATTATACAATGGCACACCCTCGGCTAGAAGAAGCCTTCAATTTTCTCAAACTGGCGGTTAGTAATTCTTCGGAATCACGAATTATCTTTATTTATGGTCCAACAGGGGTTGGCAAAACTACCCTACGTTTACTAATTGAAAAGTGGTTAGTTGAGTCGAATTTACCGCAACTCGAAATTGACCCAGGTTGCTTACCATTCGCATCAGTTGAGGCAGTGGTTCAAAAATCAGGGGTATTTAACTCGAAAGACCATATTAAGCGCTGCTTATTTGCCCTTAATGAACCATTAATTGAACATAAGATAGACTACGGCACACGAGGTATTTATCGGAACAATTCGGGGCAAATTGTGATTGAGTCAAAAGTTATTGAAACAGATTTAGGATGGGCGTTAGAGCAAGCTCTTAAACATCGCAAACCCAAAATATTTTTTATTGATGAAGCTCATCATATGCTAATGGTAGCCTCTGGACGCAAGCTAACAGATTTACCTGAAGCTATAAAGTCATTAGCTAACAGAACTGGAGTTGTACATGGTCTAGTAGGCACATACGAATTATTGACCCTACATGATGTTGGCGACCAGTTAAGCCGACGTAGTGTTTACTTACATTTTCCCCGTTACCATGCTGATATAGAACAAGACAGAGAAGTATTCCAAAGTGTGGTTTGGGGTTTTCAACTAAGGATGCCATTACAGCAAGAGCCTGATTTAGTATCACATTGGGATTACTGTTATGAGCGAAGTTTGGGTTGTGTAGGCATTCTTAAAAACTGGTTTCAGAACGCATTGTTCGATGCAATTAATGAAGGATCTGACTCTGTTGAGCTTAAACATCTAGAACGTCGCGCCTTATCGGTTGCCCAATGTCGAAACATCCTCAAAAAAATTAAAGAAGGAGAGAATAATCAGGCACAAATTGAGGGAGAAGTTCAGCAACTGCGTGCGGAATTGGGCTTACCAATAAAATCTGCGCTAATTGATAACGACATTAAACAAGTTGAGATTCAACCACAACAGAGTAACTCAACTTTGAGAAAAGTGCAGTCTAAAGTCGGACAACCATTACCTAAGCGTCGTCAAGTAGGAACTTGA
- a CDS encoding TniQ family protein, translating into MSTLTLKLYPSWDTQKSPIPPRSRLYNLEPIGIGTPYVESLTSYVIRLAEQHCITTRRLLIKEIAPFMGREPKLSNLRNERNESIGKILGVNRDRTATNGTGLMATNLVRAMSILTKRTDLYFLTLRPWEKVLSKRDLLRHERVWCPSCYQEWRDTNKSIYEPLLWCINVVQICPIHHHPFLSVCPHCLNQQLVLSGDSQTGHCNKCGKWLGSYRYKSGGVNQMKKADEIAWQLYVNHELGELIASAPTIISPIDSNRISQTISNFINQAFQSNQAALSRAISVNQATIGSWCKGKVIPQIDKLLLLSHQMRIKLLDFLTTDILFFDNIACGSSTNQAEQPRKSYKRINSERKQVLNIVLQEVINEYPPPSLEDVAFRLKHYPLCLQNHFPELCQIIKVRHADYKSVSRQQKIQPILELALQEFPPPSFLEISRRLGYKNNSYLYRYFPELSRSISKRYQEYNNAIGKKKRELVCQEIQNVAQLLHSQGQKPTQRRVTQLLTKPGVMRNLWVRSYLREIRQSLGYD; encoded by the coding sequence ATGTCCACATTAACCCTAAAACTTTACCCATCGTGGGATACGCAAAAATCTCCGATTCCACCAAGAAGCCGTTTGTATAATCTAGAGCCAATTGGTATAGGGACTCCTTATGTAGAAAGTTTAACAAGCTATGTCATTAGACTAGCTGAACAACATTGCATCACTACTAGAAGGCTACTGATAAAGGAAATTGCCCCATTTATGGGTAGAGAACCGAAATTATCAAACTTAAGAAATGAAAGAAATGAAAGTATCGGCAAAATACTTGGAGTTAATAGAGATAGAACAGCAACTAATGGAACGGGCTTAATGGCAACTAATTTAGTACGTGCAATGTCCATCCTGACGAAACGAACAGACTTATATTTTCTTACCCTTAGACCTTGGGAAAAGGTGCTTTCTAAAAGGGATTTACTTCGCCATGAGCGTGTTTGGTGTCCTTCTTGTTACCAAGAATGGCGTGATACTAACAAAAGTATTTATGAGCCACTTCTTTGGTGTATTAATGTAGTTCAGATTTGTCCAATCCACCACCATCCTTTTTTATCAGTGTGTCCCCATTGTTTGAATCAACAACTTGTACTTTCTGGTGATTCTCAGACCGGACACTGTAATAAATGCGGTAAATGGCTGGGGAGTTACCGATACAAAAGTGGTGGAGTCAACCAAATGAAAAAAGCGGATGAAATTGCTTGGCAACTTTATGTGAATCACGAATTGGGAGAATTAATCGCATCTGCACCCACTATCATATCTCCGATTGATTCAAATCGGATTAGTCAGACAATTTCTAATTTTATTAATCAAGCATTTCAATCAAATCAAGCTGCTTTATCTCGCGCTATTTCAGTAAATCAAGCAACAATTGGTTCATGGTGTAAAGGAAAAGTAATACCTCAAATAGATAAACTTTTGCTACTAAGTCATCAGATGAGAATCAAATTGCTTGATTTTTTAACAACAGATATTTTATTTTTTGATAATATTGCTTGTGGCTCATCAACAAATCAAGCCGAACAACCAAGAAAGTCCTATAAAAGAATCAATTCCGAGAGAAAGCAAGTTTTAAATATAGTTCTTCAAGAAGTAATTAATGAGTACCCACCACCTTCTTTAGAAGATGTCGCGTTTCGTCTAAAACATTATCCGCTTTGTTTACAGAATCATTTTCCCGAATTATGTCAAATAATAAAAGTTAGACACGCTGATTATAAAAGCGTGAGTAGACAGCAAAAAATTCAACCTATTCTCGAATTAGCACTTCAAGAATTTCCACCTCCTTCATTCCTAGAAATTTCTCGACGACTAGGTTACAAAAATAACAGCTATTTATACAGATATTTTCCTGAACTTTCTCGTTCTATCTCCAAGCGTTACCAAGAATACAATAATGCAATTGGTAAGAAAAAAAGAGAACTTGTATGCCAAGAAATACAAAATGTTGCTCAATTGCTTCATTCACAAGGACAAAAACCTACACAACGTCGGGTTACTCAACTTCTTACCAAGCCGGGAGTGATGCGTAACCTTTGGGTGAGGTCTTACTTACGTGAAATTCGGCAGTCTCTTGGCTATGATTAA
- a CDS encoding ATP-binding protein: MNSSNNILIQGIPDSIPEPIAAIFRSRLLNATNKFIDETGLESIKVTVGDAKTLQNTEVKQYNSIAESESNQEKASNDLSTQERACRYKAQEPLFAFEQLIVPKEVEEDLLLAVDLIHLEAKVFDEWGLRKIEPFPRTALNFYGAPGTGKTLSAHAIASKINRPILVASYAQIESMYHGEGPKNVEAIFLAAERENAVLFIDEADSLLSKRLTNVTQGSEQAINSMRSQLLICLEKFRGVVIFSTNLVENYDKAFETRVRHVRFPMPDEKCRREIWKRHLPEQMPLEKDVTFERLAQVDDVCGRDIKNAVIDAAMRAGRQEKRSVAVSDLLNSIERIKAARIQTNSESQKLQPEEEEKVRNQVLEALSQQAKQQNGADNYIN; encoded by the coding sequence ATGAACTCATCCAACAATATTCTAATTCAAGGTATTCCTGATAGTATACCTGAGCCAATAGCTGCTATTTTTCGCTCTAGACTATTGAATGCAACCAATAAGTTTATAGATGAAACTGGTCTAGAAAGTATCAAAGTAACTGTTGGTGATGCAAAAACTTTACAGAACACGGAAGTAAAACAATATAACTCCATCGCAGAAAGTGAAAGTAATCAGGAAAAGGCTAGTAACGATTTATCAACACAAGAACGTGCTTGTAGATATAAAGCTCAAGAACCACTATTTGCTTTTGAACAATTAATAGTGCCTAAAGAAGTAGAAGAAGACTTACTTTTAGCTGTTGACTTAATTCACTTAGAAGCAAAAGTCTTTGATGAATGGGGTTTGCGAAAAATAGAGCCATTTCCACGTACAGCACTTAATTTCTATGGAGCACCTGGAACAGGAAAAACTTTGTCAGCACATGCTATAGCATCCAAAATAAATCGACCGATTTTAGTTGCTAGCTATGCTCAGATTGAAAGTATGTATCATGGTGAGGGACCAAAAAATGTTGAAGCAATTTTCCTTGCAGCAGAACGAGAAAATGCTGTGTTATTTATAGATGAAGCAGATTCCTTACTATCTAAGCGACTAACAAATGTAACGCAAGGCTCAGAACAAGCTATCAACTCGATGCGTAGTCAGTTGTTAATTTGTCTAGAGAAATTTCGTGGAGTCGTAATATTTTCTACAAATCTTGTTGAAAACTACGATAAAGCATTTGAAACACGGGTGCGTCATGTTCGTTTTCCAATGCCGGATGAAAAATGCAGACGAGAAATTTGGAAGCGACATCTCCCCGAACAAATGCCATTAGAAAAAGATGTCACTTTTGAAAGACTTGCCCAAGTTGATGATGTTTGTGGTAGGGACATAAAAAATGCTGTTATTGATGCAGCAATGAGAGCAGGAAGACAAGAGAAAAGAAGTGTTGCAGTTAGTGATTTACTTAATTCTATTGAGCGAATTAAAGCAGCACGTATTCAAACCAACTCTGAATCACAAAAGCTACAACCCGAGGAAGAAGAGAAAGTGAGAAATCAGGTACTAGAAGCTTTATCTCAGCAAGCAAAACAACAAAATGGTGCAGATAATTATATAAACTAA
- a CDS encoding tetratricopeptide repeat protein: MIHGNQKRLINNNFNFIIMFSNENNNAALSIAGLAVVATGIWTIFTNSNNSNSDQIQTQIQASFNQAVALTQQGNYYQATQIFFQILQTNPQHAHTYNYLAWIYAIHNFQLDQALAFANKAVQLATNHIDKACFIDTLAEVYACRQELDTAIKLSLEYLNILQSINQYPSQPTTYFRLASCYRVKQDFRSAYNVIQQILQSNNLGARDYATIGDIFYMMGNTVLMKGVYHDAIYHYNNAEIQYKHAIQVAGNQNIPQGILLFQLSRNIGDKGVAFYYLKDYHNSKITHQEAYQIYPYNPYPPVNLALIAARDKNYQEMLCWLGIAMPYIVDNPPFIQQGHLISTMLNDLDFYEYRDDVLGLLLNHGKINSLDYQRYLKNWMEQKSSPTHQLANFSQQNFYAEVTGVAGNVEGNFMYQPQSTCEKTKN, encoded by the coding sequence TTGATACATGGTAATCAAAAAAGATTAATAAATAATAATTTTAACTTTATAATAATGTTCTCCAACGAAAACAATAATGCAGCCTTATCCATTGCTGGGCTAGCTGTAGTCGCAACTGGAATATGGACAATTTTCACTAACTCCAATAACTCAAATAGCGACCAAATTCAAACGCAAATTCAAGCTTCATTTAATCAAGCAGTCGCATTAACTCAACAAGGAAACTATTATCAAGCAACCCAGATATTCTTCCAGATTCTGCAAACCAATCCTCAACACGCACATACCTATAACTATCTTGCTTGGATTTACGCAATTCATAACTTTCAACTCGATCAAGCACTTGCATTTGCAAACAAAGCTGTTCAACTAGCAACTAATCATATTGATAAAGCTTGTTTTATTGACACACTTGCAGAAGTTTATGCTTGTAGACAAGAATTGGATACAGCAATAAAATTATCTCTAGAATACTTAAATATACTTCAAAGTATTAATCAATATCCCAGTCAACCAACAACTTATTTCCGTTTAGCATCGTGCTATCGAGTCAAGCAAGATTTTCGTAGCGCTTACAATGTTATTCAACAAATATTACAATCTAATAATCTCGGCGCAAGAGACTATGCCACCATTGGCGATATATTTTATATGATGGGAAATACCGTTTTGATGAAAGGAGTTTATCATGACGCTATCTATCATTATAATAATGCTGAAATTCAATATAAACATGCAATTCAAGTAGCTGGTAATCAAAATATTCCCCAAGGTATTTTATTATTTCAGCTAAGTCGTAATATTGGAGACAAGGGTGTCGCTTTTTATTACCTAAAAGATTATCATAATTCTAAAATAACGCATCAGGAAGCATACCAAATATATCCTTATAATCCTTATCCACCAGTTAATTTAGCGCTAATAGCAGCACGAGATAAAAATTATCAAGAAATGCTTTGTTGGTTAGGGATTGCAATGCCTTATATTGTTGATAATCCTCCTTTCATTCAACAAGGACATCTCATCTCAACTATGCTGAATGATTTGGATTTTTATGAATACAGAGATGATGTTTTAGGTTTACTTTTAAATCATGGCAAAATTAATTCTCTAGACTATCAACGATATTTAAAAAATTGGATGGAGCAAAAATCAAGCCCTACACATCAGTTGGCTAACTTCTCTCAGCAAAATTTCTATGCCGAGGTTACAGGTGTCGCTGGGAATGTAGAAGGAAATTTTATGTATCAGCCTCAAAGTACTTGTGAAAAAACTAAAAACTAA
- a CDS encoding serine/threonine-protein kinase: MPSVYCSQGHENPVGSRFCHNCGEKLADQPVNYSIQAGKILGDRYAILHQIGQGGFGRTYLAEDINRFRELCVLKEFSPQVQTAYVLQKAEELFQREASVLYQLQHPQIPRFRELFRINLGGKEYLFLVQDYVEGETYSSLLNNRQQQGLRFTEAEIRQLLQQILPVLEYIHSLGVIHRDISPDNLILRKSDQLPVLIDFGGVKQVVATVASQYYQPGVVGSPPSPTLLGKVGFAPPEQMQTGLVSPHSDLYALAATMLVLLTGKQPNDLIDTYTLSWQWEREVRLSPALGQLFNKMLSPRPGDRYQSAHQVLQLLNSPVVTIGNAQTQAPTQPPIQPPIQPPIQRPTQPTESGTIAISPSPPPPVPVRSPEPQNSSSPVKTVLAVLLGASLAGVGLWGVKNLIQSDGGNLGGVTPTPTATPTTPAPQYSQAEQQRKNRLRDRRQQLGIDYNFYVNLVNQLFWEKNPSLQGRTLSDGPEDESLRAQWDKQAAETLDKLALLSAKARQQLGTYTSAERDRWKVEVNQVNVGSRSLYDLGDVAFFAAFPNQRNKTFIDKPIGQVWYGFVSDKLSAILAGSAFEKIIFDQGTVSKSVSGTLSPSNGKVYIAQLVKEQSLTANLKANTKVLLSIYSPSGKIQFLQDSTQRSLSIKLPEDGFYEFVVVSTASQSADYELSIKAESPTPPTPTPTPTVTETPIPTPTETITPTPTETATPTPTSTP, translated from the coding sequence ATGCCTTCTGTGTATTGCTCTCAAGGACATGAAAATCCGGTTGGTAGTCGTTTTTGTCACAATTGTGGCGAAAAGCTAGCAGATCAGCCTGTAAATTATAGTATCCAAGCGGGAAAAATTTTAGGCGATCGCTATGCGATTTTGCATCAAATTGGACAAGGTGGTTTTGGGCGCACTTATTTGGCGGAGGATATCAATAGATTCCGTGAATTGTGTGTTTTAAAGGAGTTTTCGCCGCAAGTACAAACGGCTTATGTTTTACAAAAGGCGGAAGAACTGTTTCAGCGCGAAGCTAGTGTTCTTTATCAGCTACAACATCCCCAAATTCCCCGTTTTCGGGAATTGTTTCGCATCAATTTGGGTGGGAAAGAATACCTGTTTTTGGTGCAAGATTATGTGGAAGGAGAAACTTATAGTTCTCTATTAAATAATCGTCAGCAGCAAGGTTTGCGGTTTACGGAAGCGGAAATTCGCCAACTTTTACAGCAAATTCTCCCGGTGTTGGAGTACATTCACTCCTTGGGAGTTATTCATCGCGATATTTCCCCAGATAATTTAATTCTTCGCAAAAGCGATCAACTGCCAGTATTAATTGATTTTGGTGGTGTAAAGCAAGTAGTCGCCACTGTAGCTTCCCAATATTATCAGCCGGGTGTTGTCGGCTCTCCACCCTCACCCACTCTCCTGGGTAAAGTGGGATTTGCACCTCCAGAACAAATGCAAACTGGTTTGGTGTCTCCCCACAGCGATTTATATGCTTTGGCGGCTACTATGTTAGTTTTACTGACAGGTAAACAGCCAAACGATTTAATTGATACTTATACCCTCAGTTGGCAATGGGAACGCGAAGTTAGACTCAGCCCAGCTTTAGGACAATTATTCAATAAAATGTTATCGCCCCGACCAGGCGATCGCTATCAATCGGCGCATCAAGTTTTACAACTGCTGAACTCCCCGGTAGTGACTATTGGGAACGCACAAACTCAAGCACCGACTCAACCGCCAATTCAACCACCAATTCAACCACCCATTCAACGTCCTACACAACCAACTGAATCGGGAACTATTGCGATTTCACCATCTCCCCCTCCCCCTGTTCCTGTTCGTTCCCCGGAACCTCAAAATTCTTCATCACCCGTCAAGACTGTTTTAGCAGTGCTATTAGGGGCGAGTCTGGCGGGAGTTGGTTTGTGGGGAGTGAAAAATTTAATTCAATCGGACGGTGGTAATCTTGGCGGAGTGACACCCACACCCACAGCAACCCCCACCACACCCGCACCCCAGTATTCCCAAGCAGAACAGCAACGCAAAAATAGATTGCGCGATCGCCGTCAACAATTGGGGATAGACTATAACTTTTACGTGAATTTGGTAAATCAGCTGTTCTGGGAGAAAAACCCCAGTTTACAGGGAAGAACCCTCAGCGATGGGCCAGAAGATGAGAGTTTACGGGCACAATGGGATAAACAAGCCGCAGAAACTTTAGACAAACTAGCCCTACTCAGCGCCAAAGCCCGCCAGCAGCTAGGAACCTACACATCAGCAGAACGCGATCGCTGGAAAGTGGAAGTTAACCAAGTAAATGTTGGTAGCCGTTCTTTATATGATTTAGGTGATGTAGCTTTCTTTGCAGCCTTTCCTAACCAGCGCAACAAAACTTTTATTGATAAACCAATTGGACAAGTTTGGTATGGGTTTGTGAGTGATAAACTCAGCGCCATTTTAGCTGGAAGCGCTTTTGAGAAAATAATTTTTGATCAAGGTACTGTTAGTAAATCTGTTAGTGGTACTCTTTCTCCTAGTAATGGCAAAGTCTACATCGCTCAATTAGTTAAAGAACAATCTTTAACAGCGAATTTAAAAGCCAATACCAAAGTTTTATTATCAATTTATTCCCCCTCCGGCAAAATCCAATTTTTACAAGATTCAACGCAACGGAGTTTATCAATCAAACTCCCAGAAGATGGCTTTTATGAGTTTGTGGTTGTTTCCACAGCCTCACAATCAGCAGATTATGAACTCAGCATCAAAGCCGAATCTCCTACTCCCCCAACCCCAACACCCACACCCACAGTTACCGAAACACCTATACCAACGCCCACGGAAACAATTACGCCGACACCAACAGAGACGGCTACGCCTACGCCGACAAGTACACCTTAG
- a CDS encoding serine/threonine-protein kinase, translated as MQVYCTKQHVNNGSNRFCTHCGEPLPLPVGQLVDKRYKIIRQLGQGGFGRTYLAEDKNQGDQQCVLKEFAPQVEEPQDLQKAKELFEREANVLTKLQHPQIPKFHASLQEKLGGRDFFFLVQDYIDGDNYYQLLEQRQSQGKTFTEEEVLLLLEKILPVLAYLHSKDVVHRDISPDNLIWRRSDNLPVLIDFGGVKQLPASQGFWFTQLAANNTLLGKTGYAPEEQLRQGKVFFSSDLYSLAVTALVLITGKEPQGLYDSYQGMWRWGKEIKVSPKLEAVFKKMLAYQPNARYQNANQVLKELPTKMSTKPPNSYITKLKTMIVAPGGKQGKQTNKIVSKIKSQTQLISNKIPAPVWLRPFIVSLGGTAAVGLIVAGTFAVVNGVIRAVSSISVPSIPSISLPIGQPVSDKGKSRISDILSRRQQLEIPEGFFIRMVDNLFYTKHPELQGRSLTSSAEDARFRDDWNGIAENLLQKLEQANLNSAARRKLGSYSQKDFDTWRRQASNGEFGNYTLNQLTKDTYAKFDRLFPGQQRGKLNQQTYGQIWYAIAADQVSKVKSGN; from the coding sequence ATGCAGGTATATTGCACTAAACAACACGTAAATAATGGCAGTAACCGTTTTTGTACTCATTGCGGTGAACCATTGCCTTTGCCTGTAGGGCAGCTGGTAGATAAACGCTATAAAATTATACGTCAACTCGGTCAAGGTGGCTTTGGGCGTACTTATTTGGCAGAGGATAAAAATCAAGGGGATCAGCAATGCGTGCTGAAGGAATTTGCACCCCAGGTAGAAGAACCGCAAGATTTACAGAAAGCTAAGGAGTTGTTTGAGAGAGAAGCAAATGTACTAACAAAACTCCAGCACCCACAAATTCCCAAGTTTCATGCTTCGCTACAAGAGAAGTTAGGCGGTAGGGATTTTTTCTTTTTAGTTCAAGATTATATAGACGGTGATAATTATTATCAGCTATTGGAACAGCGCCAAAGCCAAGGCAAAACTTTTACTGAAGAAGAAGTACTTTTATTATTAGAAAAAATCTTACCTGTATTAGCTTATCTCCACTCAAAAGATGTAGTACACCGCGATATTTCTCCCGATAATTTAATCTGGCGGCGTTCTGATAATTTACCAGTCTTAATTGACTTTGGGGGTGTGAAACAATTACCTGCATCTCAAGGGTTTTGGTTTACGCAGTTAGCGGCTAATAATACTTTATTAGGTAAAACAGGCTATGCACCAGAGGAGCAATTACGACAAGGTAAAGTATTTTTTAGTAGTGATTTGTACTCCTTAGCAGTAACAGCTTTGGTGTTGATTACAGGTAAGGAACCACAAGGGCTTTATGATAGTTATCAAGGAATGTGGCGTTGGGGCAAAGAAATCAAAGTCAGTCCTAAATTGGAAGCAGTATTTAAAAAGATGTTAGCTTATCAACCTAATGCTCGCTACCAAAATGCCAATCAAGTCTTGAAAGAGTTACCTACAAAAATGTCTACCAAACCACCAAACTCTTACATTACCAAACTTAAGACAATGATTGTCGCTCCGGGAGGTAAACAAGGTAAACAGACTAATAAAATTGTTAGTAAAATCAAGAGCCAAACGCAATTAATTAGTAATAAAATACCTGCTCCGGTTTGGTTACGTCCTTTTATTGTCAGCTTGGGAGGAACGGCTGCAGTAGGGTTAATTGTTGCTGGTACGTTCGCGGTAGTCAATGGTGTAATTCGGGCGGTATCTTCAATTTCTGTCCCATCAATTCCCTCGATTTCTTTACCCATTGGTCAGCCAGTTAGCGACAAAGGAAAAAGCCGCATCAGCGATATTTTAAGTCGCCGTCAACAACTGGAAATTCCCGAAGGCTTTTTCATCCGGATGGTAGATAACTTGTTTTATACAAAACATCCAGAATTACAAGGGCGTAGCCTTACCTCTAGCGCCGAAGATGCGCGATTCCGAGATGATTGGAACGGGATTGCAGAAAACCTGTTGCAAAAATTGGAACAAGCCAATCTCAATTCAGCCGCTCGTCGTAAACTAGGAAGCTACAGTCAAAAAGATTTCGATACCTGGAGGCGACAAGCCAGCAACGGTGAATTTGGTAATTACACCCTGAATCAACTAACAAAAGATACCTATGCTAAATTTGATCGGTTGTTTCCCGGTCAACAGCGTGGGAAACTCAATCAACAAACCTATGGTCAAATTTGGTATGCGATCGCAGCCGATCAAGTAAGTAAAGTAAAATCTGGCAATTAG